In Fusobacterium massiliense, a single window of DNA contains:
- a CDS encoding tRNA(Met) cytidine acetate ligase, whose amino-acid sequence MFENVVGLVVEYNPFHNGHLHHINEINKLFQNNIKIAVMSGDFVQRGEPSLINKIEKTKIALSQGLDIVVELPVFYSTQSAELFARGAIGTLDKLFCNKLVFGSENNDIQKLMAIKYETDSKEFQEKIKSFLKEGLSYPNAFSNAINNLNLKSNDILGLEYLRSLDFFNSKIVPYTIKREKVGYYDGEIDNLASASYIRKTLFSFFSEDNNIEIKEELENLKKLMPIYSFEVLKENIEKILDLKKFYDIIKYKILTDFDSLKDIQDMEVGLENRIYKCCLENLSFDEFFNKVLTKRLTVSRLQRILIHILLKLDKNITERVKKDIPFVKILGFSQKGQEYLNYLKKKDVYKNNKILTSNRNIKEILSDEELKLFEYNEMCSNIYQIKSSYKSISYPIIIDKE is encoded by the coding sequence ATGTTTGAAAATGTAGTTGGCTTAGTGGTTGAATATAATCCTTTTCATAATGGGCATCTACATCATATTAACGAGATTAACAAACTTTTTCAAAATAATATAAAAATTGCAGTTATGAGTGGAGATTTTGTTCAAAGAGGAGAGCCATCTTTGATTAATAAAATTGAGAAAACAAAAATAGCTTTATCTCAAGGACTAGATATTGTAGTAGAGTTACCAGTTTTTTATTCAACTCAGAGTGCTGAGCTCTTTGCAAGAGGAGCTATTGGAACTCTAGATAAACTTTTTTGTAATAAATTAGTATTTGGTTCAGAAAATAATGATATTCAAAAATTAATGGCTATAAAATATGAAACTGATAGTAAGGAGTTTCAAGAAAAAATAAAATCATTTTTGAAGGAAGGATTATCATACCCAAATGCTTTTTCAAATGCAATTAATAACTTGAATTTAAAGTCCAACGACATTTTAGGTCTTGAGTATCTAAGGTCGTTAGACTTTTTTAATTCTAAAATAGTTCCATATACAATAAAAAGAGAAAAAGTTGGTTATTATGATGGAGAAATAGATAATTTAGCAAGTGCTTCTTATATTAGAAAGACATTATTTTCATTTTTTTCAGAAGATAACAATATAGAAATAAAAGAAGAATTAGAGAATTTAAAAAAGCTTATGCCTATATATTCTTTTGAAGTTTTAAAAGAAAATATAGAAAAAATTTTAGATTTAAAAAAATTTTATGATATTATAAAATATAAAATTCTAACAGATTTTGATTCTCTAAAGGATATTCAAGATATGGAAGTTGGTTTAGAAAATAGAATTTATAAGTGTTGTTTAGAAAATTTGTCTTTCGATGAATTTTTTAATAAAGTTCTTACAAAGAGATTAACTGTATCAAGATTACAAAGAATTTTAATTCATATTTTATTAAAATTAGATAAAAATATAACTGAGAGAGTAAAAAAAGATATTCCTTTTGTAAAAATTTTAGGATTTTCTCAAAAAGGACAAGAATATTTAAACTATTTAAAGAAAAAAGATGTCTATAAAAATAATAAAATTCTTACATCAAATAGAAATATAAAAGAAATTTTAAGTGATGAAGAATTAAAATTATTTGAGTACAATGAAATGTGTTCTAATATTTATCAGATAAAAAGTAGTTATAAATCTATTTCTTATCCGATAATTATTGACAAGGAGTGA
- a CDS encoding MFS transporter, which yields MKKLTTKIQILYALGVSYAIVDQIFAQWILYFYLPPESSGLKPVMAPIFISLALAISRFVDMITDPLVGFLSDKFNSKYGRRIPFVAVGTIPLILSTIAFFYPPRGNDTASFYYLMIVGSLFFTFYTIVGAPYNALIPEIGRTAEDRLNLSTWQSVFRLSYTAIAIILPGMLIKAIGGNDVQFGIRGMILALCVIVFIGLAITVFTVKERDYSTGEVSNVSFKDTIGIILKNRNFILYLFGMLFFFIGFNNLRAIMNYYVEDIMGYGKQAITLASAILFGMSALCFYPTNKLSKKYGYRKIMLYCLAMLIVVTFLLYFLGKIIPESFGFVLFGLMGIPLAGAAFIFPPAMLSEISSQISEESGARIEGISFGIQGFFMKMSFLISIVSLPIILVMGNDVNILSAITSGVSKVEKSGIYLSALSSVFFFVISFIFYYKYEEKK from the coding sequence ATGAAAAAACTTACAACAAAAATACAAATTCTATATGCTTTAGGAGTGAGCTATGCCATAGTAGATCAAATTTTTGCACAGTGGATACTGTATTTTTATTTACCACCGGAAAGTTCAGGATTAAAGCCAGTAATGGCACCAATTTTTATTTCATTAGCTTTAGCTATTTCTAGATTTGTAGATATGATAACAGATCCTTTGGTTGGTTTTCTTTCTGATAAGTTTAATAGCAAGTATGGAAGAAGAATTCCTTTTGTTGCTGTAGGGACAATTCCCTTAATATTGTCAACAATAGCATTCTTTTATCCACCAAGAGGTAATGATACAGCAAGTTTTTATTATTTGATGATAGTTGGATCTTTGTTCTTTACATTTTATACTATTGTTGGAGCACCATATAATGCATTGATTCCAGAAATAGGAAGAACAGCTGAGGATAGATTAAATTTATCAACTTGGCAGTCTGTATTTAGATTGTCATATACAGCAATAGCTATAATACTTCCAGGAATGTTAATCAAAGCTATTGGTGGTAATGATGTTCAATTTGGAATAAGGGGAATGATTTTAGCTCTTTGTGTAATAGTTTTTATAGGACTTGCTATAACTGTTTTTACTGTTAAAGAGAGAGATTACTCAACGGGAGAAGTTTCAAATGTCAGCTTTAAAGATACAATAGGAATTATTTTAAAAAATAGAAATTTTATTTTATATTTATTTGGAATGTTATTTTTCTTTATAGGATTTAATAATTTAAGAGCAATTATGAATTATTATGTTGAAGATATTATGGGTTATGGGAAACAAGCAATAACACTTGCATCTGCAATACTATTTGGAATGTCAGCACTTTGTTTTTATCCAACAAATAAATTATCTAAAAAATATGGATACAGAAAAATTATGTTGTATTGCTTAGCTATGCTTATAGTTGTAACATTTTTATTATATTTTTTAGGAAAAATTATTCCAGAAAGTTTTGGATTTGTTTTATTTGGTCTGATGGGAATACCTTTAGCTGGAGCAGCTTTTATATTTCCACCTGCTATGCTTAGTGAAATAAGTAGTCAAATAAGTGAAGAAAGTGGAGCTAGAATAGAAGGTATATCTTTTGGAATACAAGGTTTCTTTATGAAGATGTCATTTTTGATTTCAATAGTAAGTTTACCTATAATATTAGTTATGGGAAATGATGTTAACATTCTATCTGCAATAACTAGTGGAGTTTCAAAAGTTGAAAAAAGTGGAATTTATTTATCTGC
- a CDS encoding FprA family A-type flavoprotein has product MYNVRKITKDLYWIGANDRRLALFENIHPIPEGVSYNSYMLLDEKTVVFDTVDWSVTRQYIENIEYLLNGRELDYLVVHHMEPDHCGSIEELTLRYPNLKIISSEKGFMFMRQFGYKSINSHQLIEVKEGDKFNFGKHEIVFLEAPMVHWPEVLVSFDTTNGALFSADAFGSFKSLDGRLFNDEVNWDKDWLDEGRRYLTNIVGKYGPHIQLLLKKAAPIVDKIKFICPLHGVVWRNDFGYLIDKYDKWSRYEPEEKGIVVAYASMYGNTENAVEILVSKLAEKGITNIKMFDVSNTHVSYLISNVFKYSHLVIASPTYNLGIYPVIHNFVMDMKALNLQNRTVAIVENGSWARKSGDLLQEFFETEIKEMTVLNEKVGLTSAANNVNLEEIDTLVDALVESLNK; this is encoded by the coding sequence ATGTATAATGTTAGAAAAATAACTAAAGATCTTTATTGGATTGGAGCAAACGATCGTCGTCTTGCACTTTTTGAAAATATACACCCTATCCCAGAAGGAGTGTCATATAATTCATATATGCTACTAGATGAAAAAACAGTAGTTTTCGATACTGTTGATTGGTCTGTAACAAGACAATATATTGAAAATATAGAATATTTATTAAACGGTAGAGAATTAGACTACTTAGTAGTACATCATATGGAACCTGATCATTGTGGTTCAATTGAAGAGTTAACTCTTCGTTATCCAAATTTAAAAATAATCTCTTCTGAAAAAGGATTTATGTTCATGAGACAATTTGGATATAAAAGCATAAATAGTCATCAATTAATTGAAGTAAAGGAAGGAGATAAATTCAATTTTGGTAAACATGAAATTGTGTTCCTAGAAGCTCCTATGGTTCACTGGCCAGAAGTTTTAGTAAGTTTTGATACAACTAATGGTGCTTTATTCTCAGCTGATGCCTTTGGTTCATTTAAGTCTCTTGATGGAAGATTATTTAATGATGAAGTAAATTGGGATAAAGATTGGTTAGACGAAGGACGTCGTTATCTAACAAATATTGTTGGAAAATATGGACCTCATATACAACTTTTATTAAAAAAAGCAGCTCCCATTGTAGATAAAATTAAATTTATATGTCCTTTACACGGGGTAGTTTGGAGAAACGATTTTGGATATTTAATTGATAAATATGATAAATGGAGTAGATATGAACCTGAAGAAAAAGGGATTGTAGTTGCTTATGCATCAATGTATGGAAATACAGAAAATGCTGTAGAAATTCTAGTATCTAAATTGGCAGAAAAAGGAATTACAAATATAAAAATGTTTGATGTATCTAACACTCATGTTTCTTATTTAATTTCAAATGTTTTTAAATATAGCCATTTAGTTATAGCTTCTCCTACATATAATTTAGGAATTTATCCAGTTATCCATAATTTTGTAATGGATATGAAAGCATTAAATTTACAAAATAGAACAGTTGCAATAGTTGAAAATGGTTCTTGGGCAAGAAAATCTGGAGATTTGTTACAAGAATTCTTTGAAACTGAAATAAAAGAAATGACTGTTTTAAATGAAAAAGTTGGATTAACTTCTGCAGCTAACAATGTTAACCTTGAAGAAATAGATACACTTGTTGATGCTTTGGTTGAATCTTTGAATAAATAA
- a CDS encoding acyl-CoA dehydrogenase family protein — protein MLFKTTEEHETLRMQVREFVETEIKPIAAILDKENKFPHEAIKKFGKMGFMGLPYPKEYGGAGKDILSYAIAVEELSRVDGGTGVILSAHVSLGSYPIYAFGTEEQKKKYLTPLAKGEKLGAFGLTEPNAGSDAGGTETTAVKEGDYYILNGEKIFITNADVAETYVVFAVTTPDIGTKGISAFIVEKGWEGFTFGDHYDKLGIRSSSTCQLLFNNVKVPKENLLGKEGEGFKIAMSTLDGGRIGIAAQALGIAQGAFEHALEYAKEREQFGKPIAFQQAVSFKLADMATKLRTARFLIYSAAELKEHHEPYGMESAMAKQYASDIALEVVNDALQIFGGSGYLKGMEVERAYRDAKITTIYEGTNEIQRVVIAAHLIGKAPKSDAVAVAKKKKGPVTGPRKNIIFKDGSAKDKVVALVAALKADGYDFTVGIPLDTPIGKSERVVSAGKGIGDKKNMKLIEKLAQQAGASVGCSRPVAETLQYLPLDRYVGMSGQKFMGNLYIACGISGALQHLKGIKDATTIVAINTNANAPIFKNADYGIVGDVTEILPLLTKELDNGEAKKDAPPMKKMKRNIPKVTYNPHVYVCSGCGHEYNPEIGDENSDIKPGTRFKDLPEDWTCPDCGDPKSGYIDAK, from the coding sequence ATGTTATTTAAGACGACTGAAGAACATGAAACACTTCGTATGCAAGTTAGAGAATTTGTTGAAACAGAAATTAAACCTATTGCAGCAATACTTGACAAAGAAAACAAATTCCCACACGAAGCGATTAAGAAATTTGGAAAAATGGGATTTATGGGCTTACCTTATCCAAAGGAATACGGTGGAGCAGGAAAAGATATTTTAAGTTATGCTATAGCTGTTGAAGAACTATCTAGAGTTGACGGTGGAACAGGAGTTATTCTATCTGCTCATGTATCATTAGGTTCATATCCTATATATGCTTTTGGTACAGAAGAACAAAAGAAAAAATATCTTACACCATTAGCTAAAGGGGAAAAATTAGGAGCATTCGGTTTAACAGAACCTAATGCTGGTTCAGATGCTGGTGGAACTGAAACAACTGCTGTCAAAGAAGGAGATTACTATATATTAAATGGTGAAAAAATCTTTATAACAAATGCTGATGTTGCAGAAACTTATGTAGTTTTTGCTGTTACTACTCCTGATATTGGAACAAAAGGTATAAGTGCCTTTATTGTTGAAAAAGGTTGGGAAGGATTTACATTTGGAGATCACTATGATAAATTAGGTATCCGTTCATCTTCAACTTGTCAATTATTATTTAATAATGTTAAAGTTCCTAAAGAAAATCTTTTAGGAAAAGAAGGAGAAGGATTTAAAATAGCTATGTCTACTCTTGATGGAGGACGTATAGGTATAGCTGCACAAGCACTAGGAATTGCACAAGGAGCTTTTGAACATGCTCTTGAATATGCAAAAGAAAGAGAACAATTTGGAAAACCAATAGCTTTCCAACAAGCTGTTTCATTTAAACTTGCTGATATGGCAACTAAACTAAGAACAGCTAGATTTTTAATATATAGTGCTGCTGAATTAAAAGAACACCACGAACCTTATGGAATGGAATCTGCTATGGCTAAACAATATGCTTCTGATATAGCTCTTGAAGTAGTTAATGATGCATTACAAATATTTGGAGGTTCTGGATACTTAAAAGGAATGGAAGTAGAAAGAGCATACAGAGATGCAAAAATCACTACTATTTATGAAGGAACAAACGAAATTCAAAGAGTTGTTATAGCAGCTCATTTAATAGGAAAAGCTCCTAAATCAGATGCAGTAGCAGTTGCTAAAAAGAAAAAAGGCCCAGTTACAGGACCTAGAAAGAATATAATTTTTAAAGATGGATCTGCTAAAGATAAAGTTGTTGCACTAGTTGCTGCACTAAAAGCAGATGGCTATGATTTTACTGTTGGTATTCCTCTTGACACTCCAATTGGAAAATCTGAAAGAGTTGTAAGTGCCGGTAAAGGAATTGGAGATAAGAAAAATATGAAGCTAATTGAAAAATTAGCTCAACAAGCAGGTGCTTCAGTTGGCTGCTCTAGACCAGTAGCAGAAACATTACAATATTTGCCACTTGATCGTTATGTAGGAATGTCTGGACAAAAATTTATGGGAAATCTTTATATAGCTTGTGGAATTTCAGGGGCTTTACAACATCTAAAAGGAATTAAAGATGCAACAACAATCGTTGCTATAAACACAAATGCAAATGCACCAATATTCAAAAATGCCGACTATGGAATAGTTGGAGATGTAACAGAAATTTTACCTTTACTTACAAAAGAATTAGATAATGGAGAAGCTAAAAAAGATGCACCTCCTATGAAAAAAATGAAAAGAAATATACCTAAGGTTACATATAACCCTCATGTGTATGTATGTAGTGGTTGTGGTCATGAATATAATCCTGAAATAGGAGATGAAAATTCTGATATCAAACCAGGAACTAGATTTAAAGATTTACCTGAAGATTGGACTTGTCCTGACTGTGGAGATCCAAAATCTGGATATATAGATGCTAAATAG
- the gpmA gene encoding 2,3-diphosphoglycerate-dependent phosphoglycerate mutase: protein MKLVLIRHGESQWNLENRFTGWKDVDLSPKGTEEAKAAGRALKEMGLVFDVAYTSYLKRAIKTLNYVLEEMDELYIPVNKSWRLNERHYGALQGLNKAETAKKYGDEQVHIWRRSFDINPPAIDENSEYYPKSDRRYADVPDAEIPMGESLKDTIARVLPYWHSDISKSLEAGKNVIVAAHGNSLRALIKYLLNISDDEILNLNLTTGKPLVFEIDKDLKVLKAPELF from the coding sequence ATGAAATTAGTTTTAATTCGTCATGGAGAAAGTCAATGGAATTTAGAAAATAGATTTACAGGGTGGAAAGATGTAGATTTAAGCCCTAAAGGAACAGAAGAAGCTAAAGCAGCTGGAAGAGCTTTAAAAGAAATGGGATTAGTTTTTGATGTAGCTTATACTTCATACTTAAAAAGAGCTATAAAAACTTTAAACTATGTTTTAGAAGAAATGGATGAATTATATATTCCTGTAAATAAATCTTGGAGACTAAATGAAAGACACTACGGTGCTTTACAAGGATTGAATAAAGCTGAAACTGCAAAAAAATATGGAGATGAACAAGTTCATATTTGGAGAAGAAGTTTTGATATTAATCCACCAGCAATAGATGAAAACAGTGAATATTATCCAAAGTCAGATAGAAGATATGCAGATGTACCTGATGCAGAAATTCCTATGGGAGAAAGTTTAAAAGACACTATAGCAAGAGTATTACCTTATTGGCATTCAGATATTTCTAAAAGTTTAGAAGCTGGAAAGAATGTTATAGTTGCTGCTCATGGAAATAGTTTGAGAGCATTAATAAAATATTTATTAAATATATCTGATGATGAAATACTAAACTTAAATTTAACTACTGGAAAACCATTAGTTTTTGAAATAGATAAAGATTTAAAAGTTTTAAAAGCACCTGAATTATTCTAA